Below is a genomic region from Thermodesulfobacteriota bacterium.
CAGAAGCGGTTCAAGGACGAGGCCCAGATCATCGCCGGCCTTGGCCACCGCAACATCGTCCAGATCTATGATATCGAGGATCGGTACCAGACGGTGTTTCTCATCACCGAGCTCCTGGACGGCGAGGGGCTGGACCGGCGCCTGGCCCGTACCGGGCCACTGCCGGCCAAGCTGGCGGCCGACCTTCTGATTCAGGTCCTGGCCGGCCTCAGCCACGCCCATGGCAAGGGCATCGTGCATCAGGACATCAAGCCAGCCAATCTGATGCTGCTGCCCAGCGGCCAGATCAAGATCCTGGACTTCGGCCTGGCCTGCCCGTCCGGCAGCGAGGTCACCGATTTCGATGGCACCCCCTATTACATGTCGCCGGAGCAGATCGACGGTGAGACCGTCGACCGGCGCGCCGATATCTTCAGCCTGGGCATCACCGCCTTCGAGATGGTCACCGGCCGCCGGCCTTTTCCCGAGGACGACCTGGCCGCCCTCATGGAGATGCACCTCAGCCGGGATATCCCGGACCCGGCCGCGCTGGTGCCCGACCTGCCGCCGCCCCTGGCCGCCTTCATCCGCAAGGCCTGCCGGCGGCAGCCGGCTGAGCGCTTCCAGACCGCTGCGGAGGCCCTGGACGCCCTGGCACCGCTCGTGGATCCCGTAAGCCAGGGCGACCAGTTTCTGGGTCTGCCGGCCCGGCGGATGACCTCGCTGTTCGTCTTCTACCAGGACGAGCAGCGGGGGGAGCTGAACCGCCTGCTGGAGGAGTTTTGCGGCAGCCTCCAGCACCGGGGGATCGTGGTCAAGGCCGCGGAGTTCAAGGACGTCTGATGGAGACCTGGGCAACGACCCATATCGGCCGGGTGCGGCGGCAGAACCAGGATCGCTTCCTGGTGCACGCCGGCCGGGATGCCGCTGGGCCCTGGACCATCCTGGCGGTGGCCGATGGCCTGGGCGGGGTGGGGCAGACGGCGGGCGAGGAGGCGGCGGCCGCGGCGGTGCAGGCCCTGGCCGACTTCCGGCCGCCGGCCCTGGAGCCGCCGGCGGTGGAGTGGGCCCTGGAGGCGCTGGTCCGGGAGCTGGACAGCCGGCTTCTGGCCAGGGGACAGGAGACCCCCCGGGAGGAAGCCGTGAGCACCACCCTGACTGCGGTGGTGCTCCGGGGCCAGATCGCCACCTGGGTGCATGTCGGCGACAGCCGCCTCTACTGCCTCAGCCGAGACCGGCTCTGGCAGGTGACCACCGACCACAACGAGGCCCAGGAGATGGTGCTCCAGGGCCTGATGACTCCGGAAGAGGCCGCCATCTCGCCGGCCCGTCAGATCCTGGCCCGGGCCGTCGGCTGCCCGGATTGCCTGCCGGACACCGGCTCCTTTCCGGTGGCGGCAGGGGACCTGCTCCTCCTGTGCAGCGACGGCCTGGCTGGGGCGATGGACCGCCAGCGCCTGGCAGCCATCCTGGCCAAGCCGGACCCCCTGGCCGCCCTGGCCGACGAGCTGGTGCAGGCGGCCCTGGCGGTTGGCGGCCGGGACAACATCACCGTGGTCCTGGCCCGGCTGTGATACCGCCGGGGCTCAGCCTTGCCAGGTGATGACCGGCGTCTTCCGCAGCGGCAGGCGGTGGTAGCGGAACCTGGGGTAGCCGATCATCATCGCCGCCCGGGGGGTGCGGCCGGGCGGCACCGCCAAGGCCTCCCGGAGGGGCGGCCAGCCCTGGATGGCGAACATGAACAGCCCGGCCCAGCACGTGCCGAAGCCGAAGGACGGGGCTGCCAGGTCCAGGAAGGTGAGGGCGATGGCGCAGTCGATCGGGCCCACCGGATATTCCTGGGGCACGTGGGTGATTACCAGGCCTGGCGCCCCGCGGCAGATGACGTCGGCCCCGGACTCCCAGGCACTGATGATGCGCGGCATGGGCAGCCGGCTGGCAGCCGGGTCGCCGATCTTCACCAGATGCCGCATCCAGTCGATGGCCATGCCGGCCAGCCGCTGCACCTCGGCCCGGGAGGCCACCACCAGCCAGTGCACCTGCTGGCTGTTGGTGCCGGTGGGGGCGTAGCGGGCCAGATCGATGAGCCGTTCCACAGCGCCATGCTCGATCTCCCGGTCCAGGTAGCTGCGGATGGAGCGCCGGGACCGCAGGAGCTGCTCCACCTGCTCGCCGCTGGGGACAAGCTCGCGCCGGATCGGCGGGCAGGCTTCACTCCGCATGCCGGCGATGGACATGGCGCCCTGGGGGCAGACCGCCACGCAGTGGCCGCAGCGCAGGCAGAGCCTTTCCGCAGCCGGCACCTCCCGGGGGACGGCATCGGCGGGACCCAGCTCGATGATGCCCACCGGGCATTCGGCGACGCAGATGCCGTCGCGCTGGCACTTCTCCGGGTCCACCTGCAACAGAGCCATGGCTCACACCTCCCTTCTGCAATCGATGGTTCGGCAGTGGTTGTCGATGGACGGTATGGACACGGTGGACGGCATGGACCGAGGGGGCAGGTCCTTGCCGGCCGTGCCATCCGGACAGTGCTGCGTCAGGCCCCTTCCGTAGAGATCTTCATCCCCAGCCTTTCGATGCGCCGCCGGATTTCCGGCTCGCCGATCTCCTCCGGGTCGTAGACCACCGCCACGGTGCCGTCGGCATACCGGACCTTGGCCTCCAGGATGCCGTCGGTGCTGGTGAGCACGGTCTCCATGTCCGTGGCGCAGCCGGCACAGACGATCCCTGCCACCGTAAGCTCGATCCGCTTGCCGGCGGCTGCCATCAGGGCTGGTCTCCGGGTCGTTTCTCCTGACCCTGGGCCTCTTCCATGGCCTCCAGCCGGCGGTCCCCCAGCTCTGCCACGCCCCGGGCCTGGTCCATGGGGGTGCGGATCCTCTCGGCCGCCTCCTCGGCCACCGTATCGGTCAGCTCCTTGACCGGTCCGGTGCCGGCCGGCGGCTTCTCCTCCGCCGGCTGCCCGCAGCCAGTGGTCAGGGCCAGGAGCAGGGGGAAGGGCACAAGAAGACGGCGGACGACAGGCATGGCAGCTCCTCCCTTTCTGGTGGTTCGGCCAGGGGGGCCGCCGCCGGCGGCCCCTGGTCACAGTCAGCAGGCCAGCGGCGGCCGCATGGCGGTGAAGGTGACCGCAAGGGCGTTCTCGGCCAGAGCGGCCAGATAGGCGGCCGGTACCAGGCCGGGGCCCCGGCTGGTCAGCTCCTGGGCGGACAGCCGCCGCTCGTCCAGGATACTGAGGGTCATGAAGCTCATGGCAGCAAGCATGGCCCACAGCTCTTCGGCCACCATAAGCCCGCCCAGCCCCGCCGGCGGCGGCGCTGCCAGCGGGCGGCGCAGAACCAGATCCGCCACCACCATGCGGCCCCCCGGAGCCAGCATCCGGAAGATGTTGCGGAAGGCCCGGGCCGGATCCGGCACCTGACTCAAGCTGCCATTGGCGATGACCAGGTCGGCGAAGTTGCGGGCCAGGGCCGCGGTGGCCAGATCGGCGGTCTTCAGGACCAGACAGGGATGGGCCAGCCCGTCCGCCGCCAGGGCCCGACCTGTCGCCTCCACCATGGCCGGGGCGAGGTCGATGCCGGACAGGCGCCCGGTCGTCCCCAGCCTCCTGCCAGCCAGTACCAGGTCGATGCCCCCGCCACAGCCCAGGTCCAGGACCGAAGCGCCGGCCGCCGGCGCGGCCCAGCCCACCGGATTCCCCCAGCCGCCGGCCAGGGCCAGGGCCGCGGCCGGCACCCGGGCCAGGTCCTTGGCGTCGTACCAGGGACCGGCGGCAGCCGGGGAGGCGCCGCTCTGGGCCAGCTCCTGGTAATAGCGTTGCAGGCACTCGGTGGCACCGGCGGTATCCATGGCACGTCGTCCGGCAGGGTGGTTGGCGATGTTCTGCGCGGGTGGCTCCATCCTATTCCAGAGTCGCCTGGTATGGCAAGGCGGCCGTTTTTTCAGCCTGGCCTGGGCAGCCAGGCCAGGGCCAGCCGGCGGAAGAGGATCGGCGACGCCGAGGCGGTGGCCAGGGCCAGGGTGATGATGGCCGGCTGCAGGTCAGGGGGCAACAGGCCCTGGTCCACCCCGATCCCCGCTGCGGCGATGATGAGGGACAGCCGCGCCGACAGAAGGATGCCGGCCAGGGTGCATTGCCGCCAGGACAAGCCATGGAGGCGCAGGAGGAGGCTGGGCAGGAGCTTGACCACAATCGCCGCGGCCAGGAGCTGGCCGGTGAGGGCCAGGTAGCCCGGGCTGGCCAGGGCCGCCAGGGGGAAGCCGATGCCCACATGGATGAAAAAGACGGGGATGAGAAAGCCGAAGGACAAGCCTGCCAGCTTCTCCTCCAGGAGGCCCCGGCTCTCGAAGACCAGCGCCAGGATGGCGCCACCCATGAACGCCCCCAGGATCGGCTCCAGGCCGAGAAGCTCGGACAAGCCCACGAAGACGAACAGGAGGGCAAAGGCGGCCCGCACCCCCAGCTCCTGAGGGTCGGAGCCGCCCAACAGGCGCCGGGCCCGGTGGGGAAACCACCAGGCCCGGAGACGCACCGCCCACAGGACAAGGCCGAACAGCAGGAATACAAGCAGCGGCCCGATCAGGCGCCAGGACCAGCCGTGGCTCTGAAAGAGGACCAGGCCGGTGAGGCCGAGCAGGGTGCAGAAATCCGCCATGGTGGCGCAGACCAGGACCGTCTGCCCCAGAGCCGTCCGGCTCACCAGGATGCGGCGGTAGGGCATGGTCTGGCGGCTCACCAGCAAGGGGCAGGCCAGGCGATGGGCCAGGGCGATGACACTGGGGAGGCCCAGAAGTCGGGCCAGGGGGCCGAGGGGTCTGGGCAGCGTCACCACGCAGCCGATGCTTTCCTCCAGGGTGAGCCGGGCCAGGACCTCCTCCCACGGGCCATCAGCCAGTCGGAAGCTCAGCGGTGCCCCCGGTCCCAGGGTTTCGCCCCGGGTTTGCAGCTCCTGGGCCAGCTCCGGAGGACCGAGGATGGTCAGGCCCTGGGCGCGGCTGTTGGCCACCAGGTAGAGGGCCTCCCCCATGGCCGGCTCCAGGTCCTTGTCGCTGGCGGTTGCCGGCAGCAGGATCCTTTGGCCATACTCCAGGGGAAAACAGTGCTCCTCCAGGCAGAAGAAGGAGGCGATGGAGCGGTAGAGGCCGGCGCGACCGACGATGGTCCGCCGATCCCCGGCCTCGATGACCGTGCTGCCGTGGGGGATGATCAGGCGCCCCTGCCGGTGGATGGCGGCAATGAGCCAGTCGCCGGCTGCAAAGCTCCTGATCGCCTGACCCACCGCCGGCGCCTTGCGCAAAACCGAAAGCTCCATGACCTCGCCGGCGCCCTCGGCAATGGTGGTCACAACGAGTCGGGGACTTTCCAGAAAGAGCTGCACGTCCCGGGCGACCAGCTGGCTGGAGCAGATGGTGCGCACCGCCAGCTCCCGGAAGCGGGGCACCTGCCGGCTGTCGTTGACCAGGGCGATGGCGTGGTGAATGCCCCGCTTGCGGGCCTGGCGGCACACCTCGTAATTGACATCGTCGCGGTTGGTGAGGGCGGCGACGAAGTCGTGTGCCCCCAACTCGGCCTGGTCCAGGACCAGAGGGCTGGAGGCATCGCCGGCCACCCGGGTCACCACCTGCGGGTGGTCCTGGTGGGCAGCCAGGGCGGCCTCGGTCAAGTCGATCAGGGTTACCGACCAGGCCTGGCCCAGCTGGCGCAACAGCTCCCGGGCAGTCTTGCCGGCACCGGCAACAAGGAGGCGCATCGTGTTTTGCCCCTGGCAGAGGTTGGTCGACGCGGGCTGGCCATCGGCGACCGTGGACGATGGCAGATCATAACTGGAAGCATGGGGCCAAGAAAGGGGGAGAAGATTTCCCTTGCTTCCAGGAAGGGAAACTGGGAATGTTTTCGATGGCTCTCTTCTCGGAGCCAGGCCCCCGGCGCCCCCGCTTACGGCCGCCGGTGCCTTGATGACCTCGGCCCAGGAGCGCCTCCCCTGAAACGGCATACCTCTATTATAGGAACCTTGCGGCTGCTGCTCCTGTCCGGCCTGCTCCTGGCCGTGGGCAGTGGTGCTGCCACGGCTGAGCCGAGCAAGGTCTACTCCTTTGTCCCGGACGCGCCGGCCGTCAACCTCAGCTGGCTGAAGGCCGGCATGGAGAAGGCCTTTGGCGAGGCCGGCTTCCCGGTTCTCTTCCAGCCCTTTGCCCGCCTCAAGGATTTCGATCGGGAGCTCAAGTCCGCACCACCGGACCTGGCCATCCTGCCTGGCTGGTATCTGGACCGGCCACAGCAGGAGCCGGCCCTGCGGCCGCTCTTGCGCGCCAGCCGCCGGGGCGAGACCGTCTACCGCAAGGTTCTGATTGCGGCCCAGGACCGGCCACCTGGCCAACCCGGCCAGCGCGCCTGCACCGTGGCCCTGACCCCCGGTGGCTCGGAGGTCACCGAACTGGTAGCCGGGCTCTCCGTGGACGGCCGGCCCCTGGAGGAGCTGAGGCCCAGCCTGGTGACCGTGCCCAAGGATTCGGATGCCCTTTTTGCTGTCACCCTGGGCCAGGTTGATCTGGCCCTGGTCTCCGAGGACAACCTGACCTGGCTTTTGGGCGTCAACCCGCGTCTGGCCGCCCGGGTGCAGCGGCTGGCGTCCAGTCCGCCCCTGCCCCTGCCGGTGCTGTGTGCCGTGGCCGGTCGTCTGGCCCCGGAGCAACAGGCGCGCCTGGCCGACATTCTCTCCCGCATGCATGACGCCCCCTGGCGGCAACCCTTTGTCGAGGGCCTGCAGATCGATGACTGGCAGAAGATCCTTCCTTAGCACCGGTATCCTCCTCCTCGCCGTGCTCTGGCCCCTGGCCCTGGCCTGGGCCGCAGGACAGCGGGGGGTGGCTGTTCTGGCCAGTGGCCCGGAAAGGGCCTACCGGGCCCCCGTGGAGCGCTTCACCGATGGGCTGGCCGGCCGGCCGGTCGCCGTGTTCGACCTGGAGGGGGACGTCCGGACCGCGCCTGAGGTCATGGAGCGCCTCTTGGCCAGCCGGCCGGCCCTCATCCTGGCCCTGGGCGCCAAGGCGGCCACGGTGGCCAAGACCTGGACCAGTACCCGCCCGGGGATGCCGGTGGTCTTCGCCATGGTCCTGGACTGGCAGCGCTACAATCTCCTGGCCGACCAGAGCAATATCTGCGGCATCGCCACCGAGGCCGCCATGGGCACCCAACTGGCCAATATCCTGCTCTTCAAGCCCGAGGCCCGGCGGGCGGGCCTGGTGGTGAGCCGGACCTTTTCCGGCGAGGCCATGGCCG
It encodes:
- a CDS encoding nitroreductase family protein, which codes for MALLQVDPEKCQRDGICVAECPVGIIELGPADAVPREVPAAERLCLRCGHCVAVCPQGAMSIAGMRSEACPPIRRELVPSGEQVEQLLRSRRSIRSYLDREIEHGAVERLIDLARYAPTGTNSQQVHWLVVASRAEVQRLAGMAIDWMRHLVKIGDPAASRLPMPRIISAWESGADVICRGAPGLVITHVPQEYPVGPIDCAIALTFLDLAAPSFGFGTCWAGLFMFAIQGWPPLREALAVPPGRTPRAAMMIGYPRFRYHRLPLRKTPVITWQG
- a CDS encoding cation:proton antiporter, with product MRLLVAGAGKTARELLRQLGQAWSVTLIDLTEAALAAHQDHPQVVTRVAGDASSPLVLDQAELGAHDFVAALTNRDDVNYEVCRQARKRGIHHAIALVNDSRQVPRFRELAVRTICSSQLVARDVQLFLESPRLVVTTIAEGAGEVMELSVLRKAPAVGQAIRSFAAGDWLIAAIHRQGRLIIPHGSTVIEAGDRRTIVGRAGLYRSIASFFCLEEHCFPLEYGQRILLPATASDKDLEPAMGEALYLVANSRAQGLTILGPPELAQELQTRGETLGPGAPLSFRLADGPWEEVLARLTLEESIGCVVTLPRPLGPLARLLGLPSVIALAHRLACPLLVSRQTMPYRRILVSRTALGQTVLVCATMADFCTLLGLTGLVLFQSHGWSWRLIGPLLVFLLFGLVLWAVRLRAWWFPHRARRLLGGSDPQELGVRAAFALLFVFVGLSELLGLEPILGAFMGGAILALVFESRGLLEEKLAGLSFGFLIPVFFIHVGIGFPLAALASPGYLALTGQLLAAAIVVKLLPSLLLRLHGLSWRQCTLAGILLSARLSLIIAAAGIGVDQGLLPPDLQPAIITLALATASASPILFRRLALAWLPRPG
- a CDS encoding heavy-metal-associated domain-containing protein; translation: MAAAGKRIELTVAGIVCAGCATDMETVLTSTDGILEAKVRYADGTVAVVYDPEEIGEPEIRRRIERLGMKISTEGA
- a CDS encoding methyltransferase domain-containing protein codes for the protein MEPPAQNIANHPAGRRAMDTAGATECLQRYYQELAQSGASPAAAGPWYDAKDLARVPAAALALAGGWGNPVGWAAPAAGASVLDLGCGGGIDLVLAGRRLGTTGRLSGIDLAPAMVEATGRALAADGLAHPCLVLKTADLATAALARNFADLVIANGSLSQVPDPARAFRNIFRMLAPGGRMVVADLVLRRPLAAPPPAGLGGLMVAEELWAMLAAMSFMTLSILDERRLSAQELTSRGPGLVPAAYLAALAENALAVTFTAMRPPLAC
- a CDS encoding protein phosphatase 2C domain-containing protein, whose product is METWATTHIGRVRRQNQDRFLVHAGRDAAGPWTILAVADGLGGVGQTAGEEAAAAAVQALADFRPPALEPPAVEWALEALVRELDSRLLARGQETPREEAVSTTLTAVVLRGQIATWVHVGDSRLYCLSRDRLWQVTTDHNEAQEMVLQGLMTPEEAAISPARQILARAVGCPDCLPDTGSFPVAAGDLLLLCSDGLAGAMDRQRLAAILAKPDPLAALADELVQAALAVGGRDNITVVLARL
- a CDS encoding PhnD/SsuA/transferrin family substrate-binding protein, producing the protein MRLLLLSGLLLAVGSGAATAEPSKVYSFVPDAPAVNLSWLKAGMEKAFGEAGFPVLFQPFARLKDFDRELKSAPPDLAILPGWYLDRPQQEPALRPLLRASRRGETVYRKVLIAAQDRPPGQPGQRACTVALTPGGSEVTELVAGLSVDGRPLEELRPSLVTVPKDSDALFAVTLGQVDLALVSEDNLTWLLGVNPRLAARVQRLASSPPLPLPVLCAVAGRLAPEQQARLADILSRMHDAPWRQPFVEGLQIDDWQKILP